One genomic region from Conexibacter woesei DSM 14684 encodes:
- a CDS encoding TolB family protein, with the protein MLLSTYVAGAAAAALALGVGAVGAATATAADPPPFIPIERQTIPLPEGYAASTPIWTQDGGTAGEAGGHLLFSSGGQLHTIGEDGRGLQCISCGLSNDPRIVPAAQEAFKDVFPDGRRVMWGDFERAFVLECSPSVLQCDDRALLPVDVSGERGTGLPGLFDPLVLGSGVWHLAPDGEHIGWTASRLDTRPMLVARLERRTDRYVATNIKTVNPPGPRNGLDSDPRGWTNGGALYELKGFADGGASVTYVTSQYEGNPDLYKTNLATGEMTRLTGHPDWDEDSGDSPDGELTMLHSDRGMHRVDAAGLLPRRSFVDYPISVNAAIYYVGHEEGFQCDLQPWLLPASGDGAGRLLGQPLAPYEGGDLHPQNNVPGRGAWNPTSTKVALTEMSYTTGLGPNRLLVAKLKRAATRPQPVVSSAVGAWARRPGDYKGTIDSNALLVTVHGLHSGRAFLSHAGTIVAGTFSVTYDRYSDDGETFVSGTERIVAPALAQAPAVNTADLVLTGTRTGYMRANYTIGRLLGRPVASGGVDAMLDGYRLSGDIPRLGACPDKLPRTAPLELSASVAPGAGGTRVVTAQVHADSDPDGYAAGSFGDRRPVAGAVVTVAGQQVDTDQDGRATVVVPAGPSGPLEVGASAGDTFTPTRVEVS; encoded by the coding sequence CGGCGTCGGCGCCGTCGGCGCCGCGACCGCGACCGCCGCCGACCCGCCGCCGTTCATCCCGATCGAGCGGCAGACGATCCCGCTGCCTGAGGGCTACGCCGCGTCGACGCCGATCTGGACGCAGGACGGGGGCACCGCCGGCGAAGCCGGTGGTCACCTGCTGTTCTCCTCCGGCGGCCAGCTGCACACGATCGGCGAGGACGGCAGAGGGCTGCAGTGCATCTCGTGCGGCCTGTCGAACGACCCGAGAATCGTGCCTGCCGCGCAGGAGGCGTTCAAGGACGTCTTCCCGGACGGCAGACGCGTGATGTGGGGCGACTTCGAGCGCGCCTTCGTGCTCGAGTGCTCGCCGAGCGTGCTGCAGTGCGACGACCGCGCGCTGCTGCCGGTCGACGTCAGCGGCGAGAGAGGGACCGGCCTGCCCGGCCTGTTCGACCCGCTCGTGCTCGGCTCCGGCGTCTGGCACCTCGCGCCCGACGGCGAGCACATCGGCTGGACCGCCAGCCGGCTCGACACGCGGCCGATGCTCGTCGCGAGACTGGAGCGCAGAACGGACAGATACGTCGCGACGAACATCAAGACGGTCAACCCGCCCGGGCCGAGAAACGGCCTCGACTCCGACCCCCGCGGCTGGACCAACGGCGGCGCGCTGTACGAGCTGAAGGGCTTCGCCGACGGCGGCGCGTCGGTCACCTACGTGACGAGCCAGTACGAGGGCAACCCCGACCTCTACAAGACGAACCTCGCGACCGGCGAGATGACGCGGCTGACCGGCCATCCCGACTGGGACGAGGACTCCGGCGACTCGCCCGACGGCGAGCTGACGATGCTCCACAGCGACCGCGGGATGCACCGCGTCGACGCGGCAGGCCTGCTGCCGCGCCGCTCGTTCGTCGACTACCCGATCTCCGTCAACGCGGCGATCTACTACGTCGGCCACGAGGAGGGCTTCCAGTGCGACCTGCAGCCGTGGCTGCTGCCGGCGAGCGGTGACGGCGCGGGCAGACTGCTCGGCCAGCCACTGGCGCCGTACGAGGGCGGCGACCTGCATCCGCAGAACAACGTCCCGGGCCGCGGTGCGTGGAACCCGACCAGCACGAAGGTCGCGCTGACGGAGATGTCGTACACGACCGGGCTGGGGCCGAACCGGCTGCTGGTCGCGAAGCTCAAGCGTGCCGCGACGAGACCGCAGCCGGTCGTCTCCTCCGCGGTCGGCGCGTGGGCGAGAAGACCGGGCGACTACAAGGGCACGATCGACTCCAACGCGCTGCTCGTGACCGTCCACGGGCTGCACTCCGGGCGTGCGTTCCTGTCGCACGCCGGGACGATCGTCGCCGGCACGTTCTCGGTCACCTACGACAGATACTCCGACGACGGCGAGACATTCGTCAGCGGCACGGAGAGAATCGTCGCGCCCGCGCTCGCGCAGGCGCCCGCCGTCAACACCGCCGACCTCGTCCTGACGGGCACGAGAACCGGCTACATGAGAGCGAACTACACGATCGGCCGCCTGCTCGGGAGACCGGTCGCGAGCGGCGGCGTCGACGCGATGCTCGACGGCTACAGACTGTCGGGCGACATCCCGAGACTCGGTGCCTGCCCCGACAAGCTGCCGAGAACGGCGCCGCTGGAGCTGAGCGCATCGGTCGCGCCGGGCGCGGGCGGGACGCGTGTCGTGACCGCTCAGGTGCACGCCGACAGCGATCCCGACGGCTACGCGGCCGGCAGCTTCGGCGACCGCCGGCCGGTCGCCGGCGCGGTCGTGACCGTCGCCGGACAGCAGGTCGACACCGATCAGGACGGCAGAGCGACCGTCGTCGTGCCGGCCGGGCCGAGCGGTCCGCTGGAGGTCGGCGCGAGCGCCGGCGACACGTTCACGCCGACGAGAGTCGAGGTCAGCTGA
- a CDS encoding poly(ethylene terephthalate) hydrolase family protein, protein MSRIRTLCAVVAALCCTLLVGAASASASPIEARYAASGPWAVSSATVRDASGRALYELRYPTDLGAGGVRHPIVTWGNGSIATPADYPGLLNHLASWGFAVVASTSSTTGKGTEMLAGAQYMVARDSDPASVFAGKLDTAHVAAVGHSQGAGGAVNATNLSRGLIGTTVTYALPAAMWVSRGDEFDVAALRAPALFLGGRWDILISSPLVVDGYYRAAGGPAAKAVLRDADHNTIQRTGGATLGYLTAWLKYRLEGDATARGAFAGSAPEINANPAWQDGAQRALP, encoded by the coding sequence ATGTCCCGCATCCGCACGCTGTGCGCCGTGGTCGCGGCGCTCTGCTGCACCCTGCTCGTCGGCGCCGCGTCCGCGTCCGCGTCGCCGATCGAGGCGAGATACGCGGCGAGCGGGCCGTGGGCCGTCAGCAGCGCGACCGTCAGAGACGCGTCGGGCAGAGCGCTCTACGAGCTGCGCTACCCGACCGACCTCGGTGCGGGTGGCGTCCGCCACCCGATCGTGACGTGGGGCAACGGCTCGATCGCGACCCCGGCCGACTACCCGGGGCTGCTGAACCACCTCGCCTCGTGGGGCTTCGCGGTCGTCGCCTCGACCAGCTCGACGACGGGCAAGGGCACGGAGATGCTCGCCGGCGCGCAGTACATGGTGGCGCGTGACAGCGACCCGGCGAGCGTCTTCGCGGGGAAGCTCGACACCGCCCACGTCGCGGCGGTCGGCCACTCGCAGGGAGCGGGCGGCGCGGTCAACGCGACCAACCTGTCGAGAGGGCTGATCGGGACGACGGTCACGTACGCGCTGCCCGCGGCGATGTGGGTCAGCAGAGGCGACGAGTTCGACGTCGCCGCGCTGAGAGCGCCCGCGCTGTTCCTCGGCGGGCGCTGGGACATCCTGATCTCCAGCCCGCTCGTCGTCGACGGCTACTACAGAGCGGCCGGCGGCCCGGCCGCGAAGGCGGTCCTGCGCGACGCCGACCACAACACGATCCAGAGAACCGGCGGCGCCACGCTCGGCTACCTGACGGCTTGGCTGAAGTACCGCCTCGAGGGCGACGCGACCGCTCGCGGCGCGTTCGCCGGCTCCGCGCCGGAGATCAACGCCAATCCGGCCTGGCAGGACGGCGCTCAGCGCGCCCTGCCGTAG
- a CDS encoding collagen-like protein — MKRLVAAALVAVLALACSVTAAQAGTTANKRTCAAKTKGRNTASRRAACRAQRRKPARRGARGKQGRPGRAGRPGSQGAQGPAGAQGPAGPQGPAGPKGDRGEPGPPQPGATRYAVVRDATSTPSTAFVPLGGPSLTITAPASGTIQVAASVEIADDDGLVSLYEDGRPIAGQGDCAGLAAPGTLFTAYVTNPGGLSGPWGTPGTISSFGCATLGPPGPVTFQTRPGEHMYELFYASCGCTTDPTFSNRKLWVTPMP, encoded by the coding sequence GTGAAACGACTCGTCGCAGCAGCGCTGGTCGCCGTGCTCGCGCTGGCGTGCAGCGTCACGGCAGCACAGGCTGGCACGACCGCCAACAAGAGAACGTGCGCTGCCAAGACGAAGGGCAGAAACACCGCGTCCAGACGCGCGGCGTGCAGAGCCCAGAGAAGAAAGCCGGCCAGGCGCGGCGCACGCGGCAAGCAGGGCAGACCCGGTAGAGCTGGCAGACCCGGCTCGCAGGGCGCGCAGGGTCCCGCTGGAGCGCAGGGACCAGCCGGCCCGCAAGGTCCCGCCGGCCCGAAGGGCGACCGCGGGGAGCCCGGCCCGCCGCAGCCCGGCGCGACGAGATACGCCGTCGTGAGAGACGCCACTTCGACCCCCTCGACAGCGTTCGTCCCGCTCGGTGGACCGTCGCTGACGATCACCGCGCCGGCATCCGGCACGATCCAGGTCGCCGCATCGGTCGAGATCGCGGACGATGACGGGCTCGTCTCGCTGTACGAGGACGGCAGACCGATCGCGGGTCAGGGCGACTGCGCCGGCCTTGCAGCCCCCGGCACACTGTTCACCGCGTATGTGACGAATCCTGGTGGGCTCAGCGGCCCCTGGGGCACACCTGGGACGATCAGTTCCTTCGGCTGCGCGACGCTCGGGCCACCCGGTCCCGTCACCTTCCAGACGAGACCGGGCGAGCACATGTATGAGCTGTTTTATGCGTCCTGTGGCTGCACCACCGACCCGACGTTTTCCAATCGCAAGCTCTGGGTCACCCCGATGCCGTGA
- a CDS encoding class I SAM-dependent methyltransferase: MASSSDPTHDTVAADAAYDAMAAEYAAEGEENAYNALYERPATIALLPPVAGRDVLDAGCGSGPLSAWLVAHGARVTGFDTSPRMVELARARGLPGAAFSVGDLGAPLTQFADDSFDAIVASLVLHYLHDWVAPLRELRRVLRPGGALVCSTHHPASDVELSTTGDYFATELLHDRWEKGGTTFDVRFWRRPLSAMLASIAEAGWRVDRLEEPQPLPACRERDPEAWARLTTKPAFLFFRLVPA; the protein is encoded by the coding sequence ATGGCCTCCTCCTCCGATCCCACCCACGACACCGTCGCCGCCGACGCCGCCTACGACGCGATGGCCGCCGAGTACGCTGCCGAGGGCGAAGAGAACGCATACAACGCGCTGTACGAACGGCCGGCGACGATCGCCCTGCTGCCGCCGGTCGCCGGCCGCGACGTGCTCGACGCCGGCTGCGGCTCGGGTCCGCTCTCGGCCTGGCTCGTCGCGCACGGCGCGCGCGTCACCGGCTTCGACACGAGCCCGCGGATGGTCGAGCTGGCGCGCGCCCGCGGGCTGCCCGGCGCCGCGTTCTCGGTCGGCGACCTCGGCGCGCCGCTGACCCAGTTCGCCGACGACAGCTTCGACGCGATCGTCGCGAGCCTCGTGCTCCACTACCTGCACGACTGGGTCGCGCCGCTGCGCGAGCTGCGCCGCGTGCTGCGGCCCGGCGGCGCGCTCGTCTGCTCGACCCACCACCCGGCGAGCGACGTCGAGCTGTCGACGACGGGGGACTACTTCGCGACGGAGCTGCTGCACGACCGCTGGGAGAAGGGCGGGACGACGTTCGACGTGCGCTTCTGGCGCCGGCCGCTGTCGGCGATGCTCGCGTCGATCGCAGAAGCCGGCTGGCGCGTCGACCGGCTGGAGGAGCCGCAGCCGCTGCCGGCCTGCCGTGAGCGCGACCCGGAGGCGTGGGCGAGACTCACGACCAAGCCGGCGTTCCTGTTCTTCCGGCTCGTTCCCGCCTGA
- a CDS encoding SRPBCC family protein: protein MVSDQIEREVLIDAPVERVWSLVTEAEHVGRWFGDAGAEIDLRPGGAMVMRWSEHGTSHGRVEAVEPPHRFAYRWAPFSHPLGDEPVEGNSTLVEFTLTADGDGTLLKVRETGFADLALTAPEQTAAHEGNTRGWRMELDDLVAYAKQQSAVR from the coding sequence ATGGTTTCCGACCAGATCGAACGCGAAGTCCTGATCGACGCGCCCGTCGAGCGCGTGTGGTCGCTCGTGACCGAGGCCGAGCACGTCGGCCGCTGGTTCGGCGACGCCGGCGCTGAGATCGACCTGCGGCCCGGCGGCGCGATGGTCATGCGCTGGAGCGAGCACGGCACCTCCCACGGCCGCGTCGAGGCGGTCGAGCCGCCGCATCGCTTCGCCTACCGCTGGGCGCCGTTCAGCCACCCGCTCGGCGACGAGCCGGTCGAGGGCAACTCGACGCTCGTCGAGTTCACGCTCACGGCGGACGGCGACGGCACGCTGCTGAAGGTCCGCGAGACCGGCTTCGCGGACCTCGCGCTGACCGCGCCGGAGCAGACGGCGGCGCACGAGGGCAACACGCGCGGCTGGCGGATGGAGCTGGACGACCTCGTCGCGTACGCCAAGCAGCAGTCGGCGGTGCGATGA
- a CDS encoding ArsR/SmtB family transcription factor, with amino-acid sequence MIAPAADPAPVVFAALADPTRWNLLGTLAEQGEGTATTLAAQLPVSRPAVIKHLVVLDRAGLVERRRHGREVRYTVRPERLDATARRMAEVAAAWDKRLAAIKRLAEAAEGAASEDATSS; translated from the coding sequence ATGATCGCGCCGGCCGCCGACCCCGCGCCGGTCGTCTTCGCCGCGCTCGCCGACCCGACCCGCTGGAACCTGCTCGGCACGCTCGCCGAGCAGGGGGAGGGGACCGCGACGACGCTCGCCGCGCAGCTGCCGGTCAGTCGCCCGGCGGTGATCAAGCACCTCGTCGTGCTCGACAGAGCGGGCCTCGTCGAGCGCCGACGGCATGGACGCGAGGTGCGCTACACGGTGCGTCCGGAGCGGCTCGACGCGACCGCGCGCCGGATGGCCGAGGTCGCGGCGGCATGGGACAAGCGCCTGGCCGCGATCAAGCGCCTGGCCGAGGCGGCGGAGGGAGCCGCCAGCGAGGACGCGACCAGTTCGTGA
- a CDS encoding DUF418 domain-containing protein produces MLSPPAPATPPAVPPARRIAAVDALRGFALLGILVVNITFFGSAFTLYEVPDPAFSSPLDDAANWFVAVFFTSKFYVLFSFLFGYSFTLQIDAAVRRGAAFVPRFLRRLLGLFAIGAAHAVLLWQGDILTTYAVLGLVLLALRGLEPRRAVRIAVVLLLLSASFFALAGLDELSRGVEADTAQRVADATAATDAWRGSIGEVISQRISELPTVAGVIGLLQAPTALAMFLLGLAAGKRRLFADLDALRPHLRRMVRIGLPVGLAGSVVYTYLTIEHAGTGWATFAVAFDVLTAPLLSAAYAAVLLLAVQARHGHRLTAVLAPTGRMALSNYLLQSIACCLIFTGYGLGLVGRLAPAAVLGVAAAVYAAQLATSAWWLGRHPYGPAEWLLRGFTNWSRPRWRLPPPPRPGA; encoded by the coding sequence ATGCTCTCGCCACCCGCGCCCGCGACCCCGCCCGCCGTCCCGCCCGCTCGCCGGATCGCCGCCGTCGACGCCCTGCGCGGCTTCGCCCTGCTCGGGATCCTCGTCGTCAACATCACCTTCTTCGGCTCCGCCTTCACGCTCTACGAGGTCCCGGATCCCGCCTTCTCCTCGCCGCTCGACGACGCCGCCAACTGGTTCGTCGCCGTCTTCTTCACGTCGAAGTTCTACGTCCTCTTCTCGTTCCTGTTCGGCTACAGCTTCACGCTCCAGATCGACGCCGCGGTCCGCCGCGGCGCCGCGTTCGTGCCGCGCTTCCTGCGGCGGCTGCTCGGCCTCTTCGCGATCGGCGCCGCGCACGCGGTGCTGCTGTGGCAGGGCGACATCCTCACGACGTATGCCGTGCTGGGACTCGTCCTGCTCGCGCTGCGCGGGCTGGAGCCGCGGCGCGCAGTCCGCATCGCGGTCGTGCTGCTGCTGCTCAGCGCGAGCTTCTTCGCGCTCGCCGGCCTCGACGAGCTGTCACGCGGGGTCGAGGCCGACACCGCCCAGCGCGTCGCCGACGCGACCGCGGCGACGGACGCCTGGCGCGGCTCGATCGGCGAGGTGATCTCGCAGCGCATCAGCGAGCTGCCGACTGTCGCCGGGGTGATCGGGCTGCTGCAGGCGCCGACCGCGCTGGCGATGTTCCTGCTCGGCCTCGCGGCCGGCAAGCGGCGCCTGTTCGCGGACCTCGACGCGCTGCGACCGCACCTGCGCCGGATGGTGCGGATCGGCCTCCCGGTCGGGCTCGCAGGCTCCGTCGTCTACACGTATCTGACGATCGAGCACGCTGGCACGGGGTGGGCGACGTTCGCGGTCGCGTTCGACGTGCTGACCGCGCCGCTGCTGTCGGCTGCCTACGCGGCCGTGCTGCTGCTCGCGGTCCAGGCGCGGCACGGCCACCGGCTGACGGCCGTGCTCGCCCCGACGGGCCGGATGGCGCTGTCGAACTACTTGCTGCAGTCGATCGCCTGCTGCCTGATCTTCACCGGCTACGGGCTCGGCCTCGTCGGCCGGCTCGCGCCGGCCGCCGTGCTCGGCGTCGCCGCCGCCGTCTACGCGGCCCAGCTCGCGACCAGCGCCTGGTGGCTGGGCCGCCATCCGTACGGCCCAGCCGAGTGGCTGCTGCGCGGGTTCACGAACTGGTCGCGTCCTCGCTGGCGGCTCCCTCCGCCGCCTCGGCCAGGCGCTTGA
- a CDS encoding response regulator, with the protein MSPALRVVVADDHALARAGVRMILESQPDIAVVGEAGDGHAAVAAADRLRPDVVLMDTHLPRLDGVAATRRLAAHRVLLLTSGSPEERLVEALRAGARGFLLKHASAGDLVAAVRAVAAGDMLLSPAATRALFERIAPMLHLDAAPPPSALGELTERELDVLRLLARGLSNGEIAAQLFVSGATVKTHVSHLLRKLCLRDRVQAVVFAYDSGLVQPRG; encoded by the coding sequence GTGAGTCCGGCATTGCGCGTGGTCGTCGCCGACGACCACGCGCTCGCGCGGGCCGGCGTCCGCATGATCCTGGAGTCGCAGCCCGACATCGCCGTCGTCGGCGAGGCCGGCGACGGCCACGCCGCGGTCGCTGCGGCCGACCGGCTGCGCCCGGACGTCGTGCTGATGGACACGCACCTGCCGCGGCTCGACGGCGTCGCCGCGACACGCCGGCTCGCCGCCCATCGCGTGCTGCTGCTGACCTCCGGCTCCCCGGAGGAGCGGCTCGTCGAGGCGCTGCGGGCCGGCGCGCGCGGCTTCCTGCTCAAGCACGCGTCGGCCGGCGACCTCGTCGCCGCCGTGCGCGCGGTCGCCGCCGGCGACATGCTGCTCTCGCCGGCCGCGACGCGCGCGCTGTTCGAGCGGATCGCCCCGATGCTGCACCTCGATGCGGCGCCGCCGCCGAGCGCGCTCGGCGAGCTGACCGAGCGCGAGCTGGACGTGCTGCGCCTGCTCGCGCGCGGGCTGTCGAACGGCGAGATCGCGGCGCAGCTGTTCGTCAGCGGTGCGACGGTCAAGACGCACGTCTCGCACCTGCTGCGCAAGCTCTGCCTGCGCGACCGCGTGCAGGCGGTCGTCTTCGCCTACGACAGCGGACTCGTGCAGCCGCGCGGCTGA
- a CDS encoding TetR/AcrR family transcriptional regulator has protein sequence MTPSPVDHDARREQLTRVLLALVAERGLEGASVRAVASAAGVSIGTVQHYFRSKDEMLLFAFRQTGSDLTERAERIARRALSVRAAIRGILLELLPLDARREAEARVGIAFAAHAMTAPRLAGVLRDDLDELRRELADAFAQAKVADPPQAASAAMALVDGLATQLLFGSAAFGADDAVAVLDAHLEHALARRRRRRA, from the coding sequence ATGACACCGTCGCCGGTCGATCACGATGCGCGCCGCGAGCAGCTCACACGCGTGCTGCTGGCGCTCGTCGCCGAGCGCGGGCTGGAGGGCGCGAGCGTGCGTGCCGTCGCGTCCGCGGCGGGCGTCTCGATCGGCACGGTGCAGCACTACTTCCGCTCGAAGGACGAGATGCTGCTGTTCGCCTTCCGGCAGACGGGCAGCGACCTGACCGAGCGCGCCGAGCGGATCGCGCGCCGAGCGCTGAGCGTGCGCGCGGCGATCCGCGGGATCCTGCTCGAGCTGCTGCCGCTCGACGCGCGACGCGAGGCCGAGGCGCGCGTGGGGATCGCGTTCGCCGCGCACGCGATGACCGCGCCGAGACTCGCCGGGGTCCTGCGCGACGACCTCGACGAGCTGCGCCGGGAGCTGGCGGACGCGTTCGCGCAGGCGAAGGTCGCCGACCCGCCGCAGGCGGCGTCCGCGGCGATGGCGCTCGTCGACGGCCTCGCGACGCAGCTGCTGTTCGGCAGCGCCGCGTTCGGTGCCGACGACGCGGTCGCCGTGCTCGACGCGCACCTGGAGCACGCGCTCGCCCGCCGTCGGCGGAGACGCGCGTGA
- a CDS encoding MFS transporter, protein MSSQHNTSSPHHARRWWVLALIGVAQLMVVLDATIVNIALPSAQSALEFSDANRQWIVTAYALAFGSLLLIGGRIGDLFGRKRVFIAGLLGFAVASAIGGAAQSFGMLVFARALQGVFGALLAPAALSLLTTTFTDPGERGRAFGIFGAIAGSGAAIGLLLGGVLTEYLSWRWCLYVNLLFAVPTAFAAITLLHDEAHPAKPRLDIPGTLTSALGLFALVYGFAEAESEGWGASTTIAFLAAGVALLAVFVWLQTRTEHPLLPLRVVRDRDRGGAYFAIGITGAGMFGVFLFLTYYLQQTLGFSPVETGLAFLPLSFAIMLTATSATAQLMPRFGHKPLIVTGLAMSAAGMVLLAQVGVDSEYLTHVLPGLVVMGLGLGLVFAPGMSIATIGVDPHDAGVASAMVNTTQQVGGSIGTALLSTLFASAVSGFIADNGPRAAGEAAVHGYTTAFWWSAAIFAVGAVVSLLLLKSGVKQADPAAEPVLVH, encoded by the coding sequence ATGTCCTCCCAGCACAACACCTCCTCTCCACACCATGCACGCCGTTGGTGGGTCCTGGCGCTGATCGGCGTCGCCCAGCTGATGGTCGTGCTCGACGCGACGATCGTGAACATCGCGCTGCCCTCAGCGCAGTCGGCGCTGGAGTTCTCCGACGCCAACCGGCAGTGGATCGTCACCGCCTATGCGCTCGCGTTCGGCTCACTGCTGCTGATCGGAGGCCGCATCGGCGACCTCTTCGGCCGCAAGCGCGTCTTCATCGCCGGCCTGCTCGGCTTCGCCGTCGCCTCCGCGATCGGCGGCGCCGCGCAGAGCTTCGGCATGCTCGTCTTCGCCCGCGCGCTGCAGGGCGTCTTCGGCGCGCTGCTGGCGCCGGCCGCGCTGTCGCTGCTGACGACCACGTTCACCGATCCCGGCGAGCGCGGCAGAGCGTTCGGCATCTTCGGCGCGATCGCCGGCTCCGGCGCCGCGATCGGCCTGCTGCTCGGCGGCGTTCTGACCGAGTACCTCTCCTGGCGCTGGTGCCTCTACGTCAACCTGCTGTTCGCCGTCCCGACCGCGTTCGCCGCGATCACGCTGCTGCACGACGAGGCGCACCCGGCCAAGCCCAGACTCGACATCCCCGGCACGCTCACCTCCGCGCTCGGCCTGTTCGCGCTCGTCTACGGCTTCGCCGAGGCGGAGAGCGAGGGCTGGGGCGCGAGCACGACGATCGCGTTCCTCGCCGCCGGCGTCGCGCTGCTCGCGGTCTTCGTCTGGCTCCAGACGCGCACCGAGCACCCGCTGCTGCCGCTGCGCGTCGTGCGCGACCGCGACCGCGGCGGTGCGTACTTCGCGATCGGGATCACCGGCGCGGGCATGTTCGGCGTCTTCCTGTTCCTGACCTACTACCTCCAGCAGACGCTCGGCTTCTCACCGGTCGAGACCGGTCTCGCGTTCCTGCCGCTGAGCTTCGCGATCATGCTGACGGCGACGAGCGCGACGGCGCAGCTGATGCCGCGGTTCGGGCACAAGCCGCTGATCGTGACCGGGCTCGCGATGTCGGCGGCCGGGATGGTGCTGCTCGCACAGGTCGGCGTCGACAGCGAGTACCTCACGCATGTGCTGCCGGGCCTCGTCGTGATGGGGCTCGGGCTCGGGCTCGTGTTCGCGCCCGGGATGAGCATCGCGACGATCGGCGTCGACCCGCACGACGCCGGCGTCGCCTCCGCGATGGTGAACACGACGCAGCAGGTCGGCGGGTCGATCGGCACCGCGCTGCTCAGCACGCTGTTCGCCAGCGCCGTGTCGGGCTTCATCGCCGACAACGGCCCGCGTGCGGCCGGCGAGGCCGCCGTGCACGGCTACACGACCGCGTTCTGGTGGTCGGCCGCGATCTTCGCGGTCGGCGCAGTCGTCTCGCTGCTGCTGCTCAAGTCCGGCGTCAAGCAGGCCGACCCGGCCGCGGAGCCGGTGCTGGTGCACTAG
- a CDS encoding TetR/AcrR family transcriptional regulator, with the protein MSTAAEPARDRPLRRDAERNRRRILDAATEVFADRGLGVTMDDIAAHAGVGVGTVYRRFANKDQLIDALFYERIDALARLGEEGLTHADAWEGLVFFMEEAIGQQARDRGLKELLFGSGRGEERVAHARTRMAPVVFALVDRARAAGVLRPDVEGTDVPVLQLMLGTVVDFSRDVEPELWRRYLTLMLDGLRVRRDDDTPLPLPPLDEHGTERAMASWQVPRRGPVS; encoded by the coding sequence ATGAGCACCGCCGCCGAGCCCGCCCGCGACCGCCCCCTGCGGCGCGACGCCGAACGCAACCGGCGGCGGATCCTCGACGCGGCGACCGAGGTGTTCGCGGACCGCGGCCTCGGCGTCACGATGGACGACATCGCCGCCCACGCGGGCGTCGGCGTCGGCACCGTCTACCGCCGCTTCGCGAACAAGGACCAACTGATCGACGCGCTCTTCTACGAGCGCATCGACGCGCTCGCGCGGCTCGGCGAGGAGGGCCTCACGCACGCCGACGCGTGGGAGGGGCTCGTCTTCTTCATGGAGGAGGCGATCGGTCAGCAGGCGCGCGATCGCGGCCTCAAGGAGCTGCTGTTCGGCAGCGGCCGCGGCGAGGAGCGCGTCGCCCACGCGCGCACGCGGATGGCGCCGGTCGTCTTCGCCCTGGTCGACCGCGCCCGCGCCGCCGGCGTGTTGCGCCCCGACGTCGAGGGCACCGACGTCCCCGTCCTGCAGCTGATGCTCGGCACCGTCGTCGACTTCTCACGCGACGTCGAGCCGGAGCTGTGGCGCCGCTACCTCACGCTGATGCTCGACGGCCTGCGCGTCCGTCGAGACGACGACACGCCGCTGCCCCTGCCCCCGCTCGACGAGCACGGGACCGAGCGGGCGATGGCCTCCTGGCAGGTCCCGCGCCGCGGACCCGTCAGCTGA
- a CDS encoding DUF4926 domain-containing protein has protein sequence MSSVKPKILEHDVVSLDVPMEAFPAGTIGTVVLVHSDEWVLVEVSDERGETIDELFEARSDQLTIVS, from the coding sequence ATGTCATCCGTGAAGCCCAAGATCCTCGAGCACGATGTCGTCTCGCTTGACGTTCCGATGGAGGCGTTTCCCGCTGGAACGATCGGCACGGTCGTGCTCGTTCACAGCGACGAGTGGGTGCTGGTCGAGGTCTCCGACGAGCGCGGCGAGACGATCGACGAGCTGTTCGAGGCGCGCAGCGACCAGCTGACGATCGTCAGCTGA
- a CDS encoding DUF6883 domain-containing protein has protein sequence MPWPPAIGDLLPLAEHACGIRRKLLTYSLAHEHERGGDKARAFLLALSIERAHVDHLEAELRAGVRVTPISRVDVKRHGFLFQVRIPVRGVMLHRNRVLPVTTGWHVPEEGMAPRLASAYLKS, from the coding sequence ATGCCCTGGCCACCCGCGATCGGCGACCTCCTCCCGCTTGCCGAGCACGCCTGCGGCATCCGCCGGAAGCTGCTCACGTACAGCCTCGCCCACGAGCACGAACGAGGCGGCGACAAGGCGCGCGCGTTCCTGCTGGCGCTCTCGATCGAGCGCGCGCACGTCGACCATCTCGAGGCGGAGCTGCGGGCCGGGGTGCGCGTCACGCCGATCAGTCGAGTGGACGTCAAGCGGCACGGATTTCTTTTCCAGGTTCGAATCCCAGTCCGTGGCGTCATGCTCCACCGGAATCGAGTTCTTCCAGTCACAACGGGCTGGCATGTACCGGAGGAAGGCATGGCGCCGCGACTCGCATCCGCCTATCTCAAGAGCTAA